Below is a genomic region from Treponema sp. OMZ 798.
CAGGAGACAAAAATGTACTTCATATTAATTTTTATTCTTAAAACCATCCAAACGGCAGTGTCAACAGGTATTTTGTATTTTTTTGGGTTCGCTATTGATAAATTTACAAACGATCCTTCGCCTGAAAAAATTAAACTCATTATATTCTATGCTCTGCTTGAAATAATTTTTGTAGTCATTCATCACCTATGTCAACGAGGCGTATTTTTTATGCGCAAGAAATTTGCTCTTTTTTATAGTCAAAATCTTTCAGACGCTATTTTTGACATTCCTCCTGAAGATTTTTTAAACCATGGAACGGATTATTATTTTACCGCATTTAAAGATCAAATACCTAAAATACAAACCTCATATTTACTTGGACGCATTAATATCGCTTCAAGTTTTGTAGGAATTTTGTTGACGGTCTTTGTTTTGGTATCATTCCATTTTAGTTTACCGATTATTATGCTCTCGTCTTTTATAATCGGTAAACTAGTTACAAAAATCATTGAGCCTCACATCGATAAAATCTCTTCTAAAGAAATTACTCTACAAGAAGAATATAACGCCAAAACAAGCGAAAATCAAAAAGGTCTGCCGTTTTATATTCTAAACGGAAAAAGAAATTTGCTTTTTACCCGTCAAGTAAGTGCAAATAATAAATTTGAAAATCAAAGCTGCAAAATAGAAATTAAGAAAACGATTTTTGAATGGATAATGATTTTAACTTCAATGTTTTTAGCGACAGCCGGATTAGCATTTGCAATTTTTTTATTTACAAAAAACAAAATAACAATAGGTATGTTGAGCTCTACAATTTTATATATGAATATTTTTTCGCAAAAACTTGAAGGGTTGCTTAATCTTTTTATTGAAGTGCGTTACGGAAAAACAAGCAAAGGAAAAATAGACGGAATCATAAAAAGTAAAAAAAATAAAATTTTATCGGCGGAGGAGTTTCAGACGCTTAAATTCAAAGATATTTCGTTTTCATATAATACAAAAGACGGAGAAAATATTTCCGTTTTAAAAAATATAAACTTACAAATCAACAAGGGCGATAAAATACTATTAACGGGAAAAAGCGGCAGCGGAAAATCTACTTTGATCAAACTTGCCTTAAATTTATTAAAACCCGATACAGGTAAAATGTATTTTAACGGCAAGGAAACTTCAGACAACGAATATCCGCCGTTTTATTTTATCAATCAAAGTTTTCATCTTTTTAAAACGTCGATTGAAGATAATATTTTCTTTGGAGATAAAAAACAAAAAGAACCTTATGAATTTGCACGGCTTGAAAAATTTTATGATAACGATATAACTGCGTTAGATACTGACGGAATGCAAATATCTGGAGGAGAAAAAGAACGCACCGCCTTAGCTCGAGTTTTTGCAGGTTCATATAAAAATATAATTATGGATGAAACCTTTGCAGGTCTTGACTTTGAAAATTATAAATTTATTCAAAACAAATTTTTGGATGACAAGGAATTGACATATATTGAAATTTCTCATCGTGAAATTGATACCGAAAAATTTGATTATATATTTAATCTGGAGGAAGGAAAATTAAATGTTAAAACTATTAAAGAAAAATAAATTTCTATTTAGTATAACCTTTGTACTGGTTGCAATAACGGCATTTTTAGATACTTATTCATCAAAAATCTTACAAATTACTATTGATAAAACTATTGAAGGAAACGGAAAAATTGAATATGTTTTTATATTTGCCGCATTCGGTTTTCTTGCAGGACTAATAATATTTATAGAAAACTTAGCCGAAACTAAACTGCGAAAAGATTGCAGATTGATACTTAGAAACAATATTGCGCATTATATGGCTTGCGAAAACAGAATTGAGCATCATCAGGATAAAACAAAATACTATGAACTTTTTATAAACTCTTGTGATTATTTTTCATCTGAAGCAATTTGTAATCTAATGGATAGTCTTTATAATATAAATGCAATTATGTTTGGTCTTGTAACGATGTATTTTATTTTTCCGCCGTTTATTATTTTTTGTTTTGTTTCAATGTCTTGTTCATTTTTAATGTTTAAAAAAATCGATCCGAAACTTGATGAACTTTCAAATACATTTATAGAAAAACGATCAGGTTATTATAATTACATTCAAGATATTTTAACGGGGCATTTTACGATTTTTATTAACCGTGCAAAAAAATATTTTGTAAAACGCACAAAAAAAGAATTTGAAAATTATGAAAACTACCGCTATAAGTATAATGCAAATAGAGACTTGCTTTTGGATATTGTGAATTTCCCCGACCTTGTTATAAGCGTTTTGATGATTATCTTCTTATTCTATTTTATTTTAAAAGGAAAAACGACACTCGGCTCGCTTGCTGCCGTACTCGGTTTAAATGCACTTATTTCAAGCAGTTTTGAAAATTTATTCTATAATATTATTTCGATCCGTTCAGGCCTTTTAATTTTGGATAAAAAATATTTTGAAATTAAAAACCCTCTTTCAGAAACTAAGATACCTAAAAATCCCCTCACTTCCATAGAAATAAAAAATCTTAATTTTTCTTATGGGGATAATCATGTTTTTACCGATTTTAACATATCGCTTAAAAACGGGTTTTACTATTTGCAGGCCGAAAGCGGAAAGGGAAAGTCAACCCTCATAAAACTTATTACAAAAGAATTACCTGCCCCTGACAATTCTATTTTTATTAACGGTAAAGATATCAATTCTTATACTGAAGATGAGCTTATCAATGAAATTTCATATATTCCTCAAGAAAATTTTATTATTAATGGAACCATAGAAGAAAATCTTTTTGCTCCCATTGCAGAAAAACAAAAAGAACTTGATCTTGTCTGCGCCTTACCCCTTGCAAATACTTTGCATAAAAAAGGAGGATTAGATGAAAAAAGCATTTCGGGAGGTGAAACCCGAAGGCTTAACCTTGCCCGAAACCTTGATTTATCAAAGAGCCTTATCATATTGGATGAGCCTTTTAAAAACGTAGAACGCGAAATTTACAAAAAAATAGAGCACAACCTTTTGCAAATAACCGATAAAATTATTATTGCCGTTACCCATGAAAAGATTGAAGATAAAAACGCCGCTGTGATAAGTATTTAATTCTCATCATAGAAGGTAACTATTTTATCCATCAGTTTTTTATCAAGTTCAAAAAATCGCTTTTTGTCCAAGTTTTTTTTAAAATAATCGGCAACATCCATATAGGAGTTATGTCCGCCGCCGCCCAAACCGTGAGCTATTATTATAAGCCCCTTATAATTGCTATCTTCTTTATAATATTTATACGCAGTAAGTTTTTGTCCTTTATTTGAAGTAAAAAAATATTGCTTTAGTTTCAAACCTTCAAATTCTTCTATCTGCCGTTTCATATGAGAAGCAGTTGTATACCTTTCAGAAAAAATATCTTTATACATAAAGTAAGCAATGCCCATCGGCACAATAAAAAAGATAAGCAGCACAAGAGCTGTTATCAATAAAATCAATTTTTTCTTTCCTCCCATACAAAATACTCCTTAAACTATTATTGAGTAGTTATTTAAAAGAAGGCTTAAAAGGCTCTTCTCTTTTGTTTCCTTCA
It encodes:
- a CDS encoding ABC transporter ATP-binding protein → MYFILIFILKTIQTAVSTGILYFFGFAIDKFTNDPSPEKIKLIIFYALLEIIFVVIHHLCQRGVFFMRKKFALFYSQNLSDAIFDIPPEDFLNHGTDYYFTAFKDQIPKIQTSYLLGRINIASSFVGILLTVFVLVSFHFSLPIIMLSSFIIGKLVTKIIEPHIDKISSKEITLQEEYNAKTSENQKGLPFYILNGKRNLLFTRQVSANNKFENQSCKIEIKKTIFEWIMILTSMFLATAGLAFAIFLFTKNKITIGMLSSTILYMNIFSQKLEGLLNLFIEVRYGKTSKGKIDGIIKSKKNKILSAEEFQTLKFKDISFSYNTKDGENISVLKNINLQINKGDKILLTGKSGSGKSTLIKLALNLLKPDTGKMYFNGKETSDNEYPPFYFINQSFHLFKTSIEDNIFFGDKKQKEPYEFARLEKFYDNDITALDTDGMQISGGEKERTALARVFAGSYKNIIMDETFAGLDFENYKFIQNKFLDDKELTYIEISHREIDTEKFDYIFNLEEGKLNVKTIKEK
- a CDS encoding ABC transporter ATP-binding protein, giving the protein MLKLLKKNKFLFSITFVLVAITAFLDTYSSKILQITIDKTIEGNGKIEYVFIFAAFGFLAGLIIFIENLAETKLRKDCRLILRNNIAHYMACENRIEHHQDKTKYYELFINSCDYFSSEAICNLMDSLYNINAIMFGLVTMYFIFPPFIIFCFVSMSCSFLMFKKIDPKLDELSNTFIEKRSGYYNYIQDILTGHFTIFINRAKKYFVKRTKKEFENYENYRYKYNANRDLLLDIVNFPDLVISVLMIIFLFYFILKGKTTLGSLAAVLGLNALISSSFENLFYNIISIRSGLLILDKKYFEIKNPLSETKIPKNPLTSIEIKNLNFSYGDNHVFTDFNISLKNGFYYLQAESGKGKSTLIKLITKELPAPDNSIFINGKDINSYTEDELINEISYIPQENFIINGTIEENLFAPIAEKQKELDLVCALPLANTLHKKGGLDEKSISGGETRRLNLARNLDLSKSLIILDEPFKNVEREIYKKIEHNLLQITDKIIIAVTHEKIEDKNAAVISI